The Paramisgurnus dabryanus chromosome 3, PD_genome_1.1, whole genome shotgun sequence genome includes a window with the following:
- the cbx6b gene encoding chromobox protein homolog 6, protein MELSAAGDRVFAAEAILKRRIRKGRMEYLVKWKGWAIKYSTWEPEENILDERLVAAFEQKEREQEMFGPKKRGPKPKTLLLKSRAQAVETIPRIPEFKHSRPQQHSKIPPPSITPTYTPSVPSNAKLQSGAAQPKLKKDIHRCHRMARRPLPRPDPTAQAVGSSGLFSSRPTVSPFSETVRILNRKVKPREVKKGRVILNLKVLDKAGNSGVANSKRTHMLSSVHQSHFGRQKIPSRNRVIGKNRRFGEVTYQSIRPPIRNSGFPVFGKLFGSDSLKVDSQSQRIDSRNGAPNNGLSSSSSSSQSSKVQNSEFSKSQTLNDELPPSVSSSEVSDGEPPSPPQNQSQRSSLTSKPSTTIAQDPAVHKLASQPTSGASALPASPMFSSSSSASSSSEDNEHILDLSVPHEMDRRLRRRHPFSSRRSLKVPEVPVSEEPSEEEDVDWHPDMTSRCANVVVTDITANLLTVTIKEFCHPPSATSPPCYPKNTSSNTQPKHQPNKT, encoded by the exons ATGGAGTTATCCGCGGCAGGGGACCGTGTGTTTGCCGCTGAGGCCATCCTGAAGCGTCGCATCCGCAAG GGGCGAATGGAGTACCTGGTGAAATGGAAAGGATGGGCAATAAA GTACAGCACATGGGAACCGGAAGAAAATATACTAGACGAACGGCTCGTTGCAGCATTTGAACAAAA AGAACGAGAACAAGAGATGTTTGGACCAAAGAAGAGAGGCCCTAAACCTAAAACATTGCTTTTGAAG TCGAGAGCACAAGCTGTGGAGACCATCCCACGAATCCCGGAGTTCAAGCACAGTCGTCCTCAGCAACATTCCAAAATTCCTCCCCCCTCCATCACACCAACATACACTCCCAGTGTCCCATCCAACGCCAAACTTCAGTCAGGTGCCGCTCAACCCAAACTGAAGAAAGACATTCACCGCTGTCATCGTATGGCTCGCCGCCCCCTGCCCCGCCCGGACCCCACCGCTCAAGCGGTCGGCTCCTCCGGTCTTTTCTCCTCTCGGCCGACAGTCAGTCCGTTCTCTGAAACGGTCCGCATTCTGAACCGGAAAGTCAAACCCAGAGAGGTGAAGAAGGGCCGAGTCATTTTAAACCTTAAAGTACTTGACAAGGCTGGAAATAGTGGAGTTGCCAACAGTAAAAGGACACATATGCTAAGCTCTGTCCACCAATCCCATTTTGGGCGTCAGAAAATTCCATCTCGAAATAGGGTGATTGGGAAAAACAGGCGCTTTGGTGAGGTGACCTATCAGAGTATCCGACCCCCTATTAGGAATTCTGGGTTTCCTGTTTTCGGAAAACTCTTCGGTTCTGACTCACTTAAGGTGGACAGCCAGTCTCAACGGATAGATAGCCGCAACGGTGCGCCAAACAATGGCCTGTCTTCATCATCTTCCTCTTCCCAAAGTTCAAAGGTCCAGAACTCAGAGTTTTCCAAAAGTCAGACTCTTAATGATGAACTGCCACCTTCTGTCTCAAGCTCAGAGGTTTCAGATGGTGAGCCACCCTCTCCACCACAAAACCAATCCCAACGTTCCTCATTGACATCCAAGCCTTCCACGACGATTGCCCAGGATCCAGCGGTTCACAAACTCGCCTCTCAACCCACTTCGGGCGCATCTGCTCTTCCAGCTTCTCCAATGTTCTCTTCTTCATCCTCTGCTTCGTCATCCTCAGAAGACAACGAGCACATCCTGGACCTTTCGGTGCCTCACGAAATGGACAGGCGACTGCGGAGACGCCATCCCTTTTCTAGTCGCCGATCGCTTAAGGTCCCTGAGGTGCCCGTGTCGGAAGAGCCATCAGAGGAGGAAGATGTAGACTGGCATCCTGACATGACATCTCGATGTGCCAACGTGGTCGTCACGGACATTACGGCTAATCTTCTCACCGTCACGATCAAAGAGTTCTGTCATCCACCTTCCGCTACTTCTCCACCCTGCTACCCTAAAAATACATCAAGCAACACACAGCCAAAGCACCAACCTAACAAAACATGA
- the baiap2l2a gene encoding BAR/IMD domain-containing adapter protein 2-like 2: MMSGQNSDQLHRNTLGIYTNIMEQFNPGLQRLVALGNNYIQAFQALAVTGEAYFNALAKMGEQAMQRVSSRLLGDVLIQISENQKRFNSELEGVFRWFHSEVLQDMEHNVRLDKEYILASKRQYENEVRNQATALERQLRRGIPQDGSEYVRFLRESQKEALKEEERRYRFLAEKHCGLSQSIAYLMNKTGGGLQNKVEGWKDLVNHTREARPRTPPRLDDNVFTDGVSRFAEPLGRVPSRGPSPQHSRSNSSSGFPGGRVMRALVSHPPAANPTLLPFAQGETITLLVQEPRNGWLYGRCDSSGRQGWFPAAYVGPTDEPPEPPAPSYRRSSTGMSNHFDQPISSSHHVAPPPAPPPPPSFKSSTSRPVTPTPSENKRQDSYGSRPELFPRGTNPFATVKLKPTKTNDRSAPRV; the protein is encoded by the exons AT GATGTCAGGACAAAACAGTGATCAACTGCATCGAAACACTTTGGGAATTTATACG AACATAATGGAGCAGTTCAACCCAGGTCTGCAGAGACTGGTGGCACTGGGAAACAACTACATTCAGGCTTTCCAAG CCCTTGCTGTCACAGGTGAGGCCTATTTCAATGCTTTGGCTAAAATGGGTGAACAGGCCATGCAGCGTGTGTCCTCACGTTTGCTGG GTGATGTATTGATACAGATCTCAGAGAATCAGAAGAGATTCAACAGTGAACTGGAGGGAGTG TTTCGTTGGTTTCACTCTGAGGTCCTGCAAGACATGGAACACAATGTCAGGTTGGATAAAGAGTACATATTA GCTAGCAAGAGGCAATATGAGAATGAGGTGAGAAACCAGGCAACCGCATTGGAGAGACAATTGAGGAGAGGGATTCCACAG GACGGCAGTGAATATGTGCGGTTTCTGAGGGAGAGTCAAAAAGAGGCGCTAAAGGAGGAAGAAAGGAGATATCGATTCCTGGCTGAGAAACACTGCGGTCTCTCCCAGTCCATTGCCTATCTCATGAACAAG ACAGGGGGCGGGCTGCAGAACAAAGTAGAGGGGTGGAAAGATCTGGTGAATCACACCAGAGAAGCACGTCCACGCACTCCTCCGCGACTTGATGATAATGTG TTTACTGATGGTGTTAGTCGTTTTGCGGAGCCTTTGGGCAGAGTTCCCTCTAGAG GCCCCTCCCCCCAGCACAGTCGTTCAAACTCTTCCTCGGGATTTCCTGGAGGCAGAGTGATGCGAGCACTTGTGTCCCACCCTCCCGCCGCGAACCCCACCCTCCTGCCATTCGCCCAGGGAGAAACCATAACCTTGCTTGTTCAGGAACCAAGGAACGGCTGGCTGTATGGCCGCTGTGACAGTTCAGGACG GCAGGGCTGGTTCCCAGCTGCTTACGTAGGTCCCACAGATGAGCCACCTGAACCGCCTGCCCCCAG CTATCGTAGAAGCAGCACCGGTATGAGTAACCATTTTGACCAACCCATCAGCAGCAGCCACCATGTGGCTCCACCCCCGGCGCCTCCTCCACCTCCATCATTCAAATCCAGCACGTCCAGGCCAGTTACGCCCACCCCTTCAGAAAATAAA